In Oncorhynchus masou masou isolate Uvic2021 chromosome 10, UVic_Omas_1.1, whole genome shotgun sequence, a single genomic region encodes these proteins:
- the LOC135547519 gene encoding guanylate-binding protein 1-like isoform X2: protein MDSPMCLVENADGELHVVPGAIKYLMGLNQQVVVVAVVGLYRTGKSYLMNKLAGKRQGFALGATIQSKTKGIWMWCVPHPEKRHHTLVLLDTEGLGDVEKGDSKNDAWIFSLAILLSSTLVYNSRGTIDNQAVENLQYVSELTERIKVNSSSAASSSHDDEEGGDTQFVQFFPNFVWAVRDFTLLLEIDGRNVTEDEYLEHSLELRKGGGKKNLMYNLPRECIRNYFPSRKCFVFPTPTTPANMPHLDSMDEADLCGSFQKVADTFCRFIFQESRTKTVKGGHKVTGRMLGHLVKTYVETIAKGSVPCLENAVLAMAQIENQAAVDEGQAVYQSGMEEVKALFPVAMGQISAHHLRSDHQATQAFMKRSFKDENGDFLKALAVAIAKHYADLLIQNEDASEKKCAALLEKLSVPMAQKIKEGIYATPGGYELYCSHHDNMVAQYRAEPDKGVRAEEILEQFLREKSLEKNSILQADKKLTENEKKIHEEKERSAVLEQEKKAAEEKRLEMEHTMEDDRRSKDEKLKQMEEKMKEEMKQQERDFHRALECKMQEQKDLLEKGHKEKADLMRQEIEEFKKSNKPEKEGGGFLVSTVMPVLRLGLDAANILFQYKLMKVAFMK from the exons ATGGATTCCCCAATGTGCCTGGTCGAAAACGCCGACGGCGAGCTTCATGTAGTTCCTGGTGCCATCAAGTACCTGATGGGACTGAACCAGCAAGTCGTAGTGGTGGCGGTTGTCGGGCTGTACCGCACCGGCAAGTCCTACCTCATGAACAAGCTGGCTGGAAAGAGAcaag GTTTTGCCCTGGGAGCCACCATCCAGTCCAAAACTAAGGGAATCTGGATGTGGTGTGTGCCTCACCCTGAAAAAAGACACCACACCCTGGTGCTACTGGATACAGAGGGGCTGGGGGACGTGGAGAAG GGAGATTCTAAGAATGATGCCTGGATCTTCTCCTTGGCCATTCTGTTAAGCAGTACTCTGGTCTACAATAGTCGAGGGACCATTGACAATCAAGCCGTGGAGAACCTCCA ATATGTGAGTGAGCTGACAGAGCGGATCAAGGTGAATTCTTCCAGTGCAGCTTCATCCTCTCACGATGACGAGGAAGGAGGGGACACCCAGTTTGTGCAGTTCTTTCCGAATTTTGTGTGGGCCGTCAGAGATTTCACTCTACTACTCGAGATCGACGGCAGAAACGTCACTGAagatgagtatctggagcattccCTGGAACTCAGAAAAG GTGGGGGTAAAAAGAACCTGATGTACAACCTACCACGAGAGTGCATCCGGAACTACTTCCCCTCGCGCAAGTGCTTTGTTTTCCCCACTCCTACAACTCCTGCCAACATGCCCCATCTGGATTCCATGGACGAGGCTGACCTCTGTGGAAGCTTCCAAAAGGTTGCAGACACTTTCTGCCGCTTTATTTTCCAGGAGAGCCGCACAAAAACTGTCAAAGGGGGACACAAAGTAACCGGGAGAA TGCTCGGTCACTTGGTTAAAACCTATGTGGAGACCATAGCCAAAGGCTCTGTGCCCTGTCTGGAGAATGCGGTGCTGGCCATGGCTCAAATTGAGAACCAGGCTGCTGTGGATGAGGGCCAGGCGGTATACCAGAGCGGcatggaggaggtgaaggcctTATTCCCTGTGGCCATGGGTCAGATTTCAGCTCATCACCTCCGCTCAGACCACCAGGCCACGCAGGCTTTCATGAAACGATCCTTCAAAGACGAAAATGGGGATTTCTTGAAAGCGTTGGCG GTGGCCATTGCAAAGCACTACGCTGACCTTCTCATCCAGAACGAGGATGCCTCAGAGAAGAAGTGTGCGGCTCTTCTGGAGAAGCTGTCTGTTCCGATGGCCCAGAAGATTAAGGAGGGGATCTATGCCACACCTGGAGGATATGAGCTTTACTGCagtcaccatgacaacatggtGGCACAGTACCGGGCCGAGCCTGATAAAGGAGTTAGG GCTGAGGAGATTCTTGAGCAGTTCCTGAGGGAGAAGAGTCTAGAGAAGAATTCCATCCTGCAAGCTGACAAGAAATTGACCGAAAATGAGAAAAAGATCCACG aggagaaggagagatcagCTGTGCTGGAGCAAGAGAAGAAGGCTGCTGAAGAGAAACGGTTGGAGATGGAGCACACCATGGAGGACGATCGCAGAAGCAAAGATGAGAAGTTGAAGCAGATGGAAGAGAAGATGAAGGAGGAGATGAAGCAACAGGAACGGGACTTCCACAGGGCCTTGGAGTGCAAGATGCAGGAGCAGAAGGATCTGCTGGAGAAGGGCCACAAGGAGAAGGCTGACTTAATGAGACAGGAGATAGAGGAGTTCAAGAAGAGCAACAAACCTGAGAAGGAAGGAGGTGGTTTCCTTGTGTCTACAGTCATGCCTGTTCTTCGACTTGGATTGGACGCTGCCAACATTTTATTTCAATATAAGCTCATGAAGGTAGCTTTTATGAAGTAA
- the LOC135547519 gene encoding guanylate-binding protein 1-like isoform X1, whose protein sequence is MDSPMCLVENADGELHVVPGAIKYLMGLNQQVVVVAVVGLYRTGKSYLMNKLAGKRQDIDLGFALGATIQSKTKGIWMWCVPHPEKRHHTLVLLDTEGLGDVEKGDSKNDAWIFSLAILLSSTLVYNSRGTIDNQAVENLQYVSELTERIKVNSSSAASSSHDDEEGGDTQFVQFFPNFVWAVRDFTLLLEIDGRNVTEDEYLEHSLELRKGGGKKNLMYNLPRECIRNYFPSRKCFVFPTPTTPANMPHLDSMDEADLCGSFQKVADTFCRFIFQESRTKTVKGGHKVTGRMLGHLVKTYVETIAKGSVPCLENAVLAMAQIENQAAVDEGQAVYQSGMEEVKALFPVAMGQISAHHLRSDHQATQAFMKRSFKDENGDFLKALAVAIAKHYADLLIQNEDASEKKCAALLEKLSVPMAQKIKEGIYATPGGYELYCSHHDNMVAQYRAEPDKGVRAEEILEQFLREKSLEKNSILQADKKLTENEKKIHEEKERSAVLEQEKKAAEEKRLEMEHTMEDDRRSKDEKLKQMEEKMKEEMKQQERDFHRALECKMQEQKDLLEKGHKEKADLMRQEIEEFKKSNKPEKEGGGFLVSTVMPVLRLGLDAANILFQYKLMKVAFMK, encoded by the exons ATGGATTCCCCAATGTGCCTGGTCGAAAACGCCGACGGCGAGCTTCATGTAGTTCCTGGTGCCATCAAGTACCTGATGGGACTGAACCAGCAAGTCGTAGTGGTGGCGGTTGTCGGGCTGTACCGCACCGGCAAGTCCTACCTCATGAACAAGCTGGCTGGAAAGAGAcaag ATATTGATTTAGGTTTTGCCCTGGGAGCCACCATCCAGTCCAAAACTAAGGGAATCTGGATGTGGTGTGTGCCTCACCCTGAAAAAAGACACCACACCCTGGTGCTACTGGATACAGAGGGGCTGGGGGACGTGGAGAAG GGAGATTCTAAGAATGATGCCTGGATCTTCTCCTTGGCCATTCTGTTAAGCAGTACTCTGGTCTACAATAGTCGAGGGACCATTGACAATCAAGCCGTGGAGAACCTCCA ATATGTGAGTGAGCTGACAGAGCGGATCAAGGTGAATTCTTCCAGTGCAGCTTCATCCTCTCACGATGACGAGGAAGGAGGGGACACCCAGTTTGTGCAGTTCTTTCCGAATTTTGTGTGGGCCGTCAGAGATTTCACTCTACTACTCGAGATCGACGGCAGAAACGTCACTGAagatgagtatctggagcattccCTGGAACTCAGAAAAG GTGGGGGTAAAAAGAACCTGATGTACAACCTACCACGAGAGTGCATCCGGAACTACTTCCCCTCGCGCAAGTGCTTTGTTTTCCCCACTCCTACAACTCCTGCCAACATGCCCCATCTGGATTCCATGGACGAGGCTGACCTCTGTGGAAGCTTCCAAAAGGTTGCAGACACTTTCTGCCGCTTTATTTTCCAGGAGAGCCGCACAAAAACTGTCAAAGGGGGACACAAAGTAACCGGGAGAA TGCTCGGTCACTTGGTTAAAACCTATGTGGAGACCATAGCCAAAGGCTCTGTGCCCTGTCTGGAGAATGCGGTGCTGGCCATGGCTCAAATTGAGAACCAGGCTGCTGTGGATGAGGGCCAGGCGGTATACCAGAGCGGcatggaggaggtgaaggcctTATTCCCTGTGGCCATGGGTCAGATTTCAGCTCATCACCTCCGCTCAGACCACCAGGCCACGCAGGCTTTCATGAAACGATCCTTCAAAGACGAAAATGGGGATTTCTTGAAAGCGTTGGCG GTGGCCATTGCAAAGCACTACGCTGACCTTCTCATCCAGAACGAGGATGCCTCAGAGAAGAAGTGTGCGGCTCTTCTGGAGAAGCTGTCTGTTCCGATGGCCCAGAAGATTAAGGAGGGGATCTATGCCACACCTGGAGGATATGAGCTTTACTGCagtcaccatgacaacatggtGGCACAGTACCGGGCCGAGCCTGATAAAGGAGTTAGG GCTGAGGAGATTCTTGAGCAGTTCCTGAGGGAGAAGAGTCTAGAGAAGAATTCCATCCTGCAAGCTGACAAGAAATTGACCGAAAATGAGAAAAAGATCCACG aggagaaggagagatcagCTGTGCTGGAGCAAGAGAAGAAGGCTGCTGAAGAGAAACGGTTGGAGATGGAGCACACCATGGAGGACGATCGCAGAAGCAAAGATGAGAAGTTGAAGCAGATGGAAGAGAAGATGAAGGAGGAGATGAAGCAACAGGAACGGGACTTCCACAGGGCCTTGGAGTGCAAGATGCAGGAGCAGAAGGATCTGCTGGAGAAGGGCCACAAGGAGAAGGCTGACTTAATGAGACAGGAGATAGAGGAGTTCAAGAAGAGCAACAAACCTGAGAAGGAAGGAGGTGGTTTCCTTGTGTCTACAGTCATGCCTGTTCTTCGACTTGGATTGGACGCTGCCAACATTTTATTTCAATATAAGCTCATGAAGGTAGCTTTTATGAAGTAA
- the LOC135547516 gene encoding guanylate-binding protein 1-like, whose product MAGQTVSMKEPVCLIENDNDGKLRVVRSALGILDQIDQHVVVVSVVGLYRTGKSYLMNKLAGERKGFALGATIQSKTKGIWMWCVPHPEKRDHTLVLLDTEGLGDVEKGDEKNDNWIFSLAVLLSSTLVYNSLGTIDNNALEKLHYVTELTEHIKVKSNQRDGEESSEYLRYFPSFVWTVRDFTLTLEVDGRPITANEYLENALKLRTGHSKKDQAYNLPRSCLRNYFSPRWCFVFERPASRDKMRRMEELTDADLEPAFVEQAKEFCDHVFNEAKTKTLKQGLKVTGRLLGNLAETYVSAIRSGQIPCLDNAVLALAQIENSSAIERARAHYQKGMADWVAFPTETQEELSEVHAVMEKEAVAIFINNSFKDEDQKYQLELMKVLQEEYEKICERNYKESQKSCESKIQCIFAPLEEKIRDGSYMMSGGYKEYCNDLKLATSEYRSEGGRGVKAEEVLNEYLGRKASIGEAILSADQSLTEAEQRAEVEQVKREASERENRAMEEQLVVQERLRADQQRTYEENVNQLMERMERDSRNAIAEHDRVLQARLKEQNDLLQQGFDDRAHQMQREIDALKGAKAQEEEKKPSFMSTALDTVGTAAALFLPGILPKVGGMAVKWLSKWF is encoded by the exons ATGGCAGGCCAGACAGTATCCATGAAGGAACCAGTATGTCTGATAGAGAACGACAATGATGGGAAGCTGCGTGTGGTCCGCAGTGCACTGGGCATCCTGGACCAGATTGACCAGCATGTGGTAGTGGTGTCGGTGGTCGGTCTGTACCGCACTGGCAAGTCCTACCTCATGAACAAGCtggctggggagaggaaag GTTTTGCCCTGGGAGCCACCATCCAGTCCAAAACTAAGGGCATCTGGATGTGGTGTGTGCCTCACCCTGAAAAAAGAGACCACACCCTGGTGCTGCTGGATACAGAGGGGCTGGGGGATGTGGAGAAG GGTGATGAGAAGAATGACAACTGGATCTTTTCCCTGGCTGTCCTGCTCAGCAGTACTCTGGTGTACAACAGCCTGGGAACCATCGACAACAACGCCCTGGAGAAACTACA CTATGTGACAGAACTGACAGAGCACATCAAGGTGAAGTCCAACCAGCGAGACGGGGAGGAATCTTCAGAGTACCTGCGTTACTTTCCTTCCTTTGTGTGGACAGTCAGAGATTTCACCCTGACCTTGGAGGTTGATGGGAGACCCATCACAGCCAATGAGTACCTGGAGAACGCTCTTAAACTGAGAACAG GTCATAGTAAGAAAGATCAGGCATATAATCTGCCACGTAGCTGCCTGCGGAACTACTTCTCTCCTCGCTGGTGCTTTGTGTTTGAGAGGCCAGCCAGCAGAGACAAAATGAGACGTATGGAGGAGCTGACCGACGCTGACCTGGAGCCTGCCTTTGTGGAGCAAGCCAAGGAGTTCTGTGACCACGTCTTCAATGAGGCCAAGACCAAGACCCTGAAACAGGGCCTGAAAGTTACCGGCAGAC TGCTGGGGAACCTGGCAGAGACATATGTGTCTGCCATCCGGAGTGGGCAGATCCCCTGCCTGGACAATGCTGTGTTGGCGCTGGCCCAAATTGAGAACTCCAGTGCCATCGAGAGGGCCAGGGCCCACTACCAGAAGGGCATGGCTGACTGGGTGGCCTTCCCCACAGAGACCCAAGAGGAGCTTTCTGAAGTGCATGCTGTCATGGAGAAGGAGGCTGTGGCCATATTCATCAACAACTCCTTCAAAGACGAGGACCAGAAGTACCAGTTGGAGCTCATG AAAGTGCTTCAAGAGGAGTATGAGAAGATCTGTGAGAGAAACTACAAGGAGTCCCAGAAGTCATGCGAGTCCAAAATCCAATGCATCTTTGCTCCCCTGGAGGAGAAAATAAGGGATGGCTCCTACATGATGTCTGGAGGATACAAAGAGTACTGCAACGACCTGAAACTGGCCACCAGCGAATACAGAtctgagggaggcagaggagtGAAG GCTGAAGAGGTACTGAATGAGTACTTGGGAAGGAAGGCCAGCATTGGTGAGGCCATCCTGTCAGCAGACCAGTCCCTCACTGAAGCTGAGCAGAGAGCAGAAG TGGAGCAAGTGAAAAGGGAGGCATCTGAGCGGGAGAATCGAGCCATGGAGGAGCAGCTGGTTGTCCAGGAGAGGTTGAGAGCGGACCAGCAAAGGACGTATGAGGAGAATGTGAACCAgctgatggagaggatggagagagacagcagaaatGCCATAGCAGAGCACGATAGAGTTCTACAGGCCAGACTCAAG gagcagaatgacctTCTCCAGCAAGGGTTTGATGACAGAGCTCACCAAATGCAAAGAGAGATAGATGCCCTTAAGGGTGCGAAGGCACAAGAGGAAGAGAAAAAACCCTCATTTATGAGCACAGCTCTGGATACTGTTGGTACTGCAGCTGCCTTGTTCCTTCCAGGAATACTTCCCAAAGTAGGAGGAATGGCTGTGAAATGGCTGTCTAAGTGGTTCTGA